A stretch of DNA from Tolypothrix sp. PCC 7910:
ACATTCGCTGGCGCAGCGATCGCAAGCTTGGGCACAGACTCCGCACATCTGAGCATGGAGAGCCGAATTGCGAGACATGAAACGGGCGCATAAAGCGCAAGTATCAGCACAGTCTCGGCATAACTTAATGCATTGAGCCATCATTTGTACCATATTGCTACTTAAGCAAGCATCGGCACAATTTTCACAGTCGCGTAGGCAATTAAAGCAAGCTTCTATGCAAGTTTCAAGCAAGGATTGATGAGATTGAGCTGTTGTCATAATTATACCTCCGATTTAAGCTCGTCAATTTCATATGAGGCAGTATTTATGCCTCTGCGCCCTTACATTAAAAAATTACCAAATATGCTTACGTCTACCTAGTGACATATTAAATATTTATTACTAATTAAATATAAGAATTTCATTCTGATTTCATTTGAGCGTGTATGACTAATTTTTTATTGTAGATATAAATATTTAATATTAATTAAATCGCTTTATGAAATGTAAAAATATAGGGGTATATAGCGTTATTAAAAAA
This window harbors:
- a CDS encoding four-helix bundle copper-binding protein, with protein sequence MTTAQSHQSLLETCIEACFNCLRDCENCADACLSSNMVQMMAQCIKLCRDCADTCALCARFMSRNSALHAQMCGVCAQACDRCASECEKHDSEHCKRCAASCRRCADSCRQMATAMA